A part of Aspergillus oryzae RIB40 DNA, chromosome 7 genomic DNA contains:
- a CDS encoding dihydrofolate reductase (predicted protein): MPPTNPLTLIVATTPIPTREKTLLGIGLNGTLPWPRIKADMSFFARVTTRPPRPGTTNAMIMGRKTYDSVPKSLRPLGKRINVIVTRDVEGVSKRVAEELKEKRAKMAAAAAAATSAGENKEEGPITDAIVSSGLEAALEDVEEKFKGGLGSVFVIGGAEIYATALGLGGDRPVRIVMTNVEKKGVDGEKAVFECDTFFPIDEELLMEKGWRKVSAEEVTEWVGEPVSGEWKDEGEVRIQMVGYERVN, translated from the coding sequence ATGCCACCAACAAACCCTCTCACCCTAATAGTCGCAACGACACCGATTCCCACGCGCGAAAAAACCCTCCTCGGAATCGGTCTAAACGGCACACTCCCCTGGCCGCGCATAAAAGCCGACATGAGCTTCTTCGCGCGCGTGACAACCCGCCCCCCGCGCCCGGGGACAACAAACGCCATGATCATGGGTCGGAAGACGTACGATTCCGTGCCTAAGAGTCTACGGCCGCTGGGAAAGAGGATTAATGTTATCGTAACGCGGGATGTGGAGGGTGTGAGTAAACGGGttgcggaggagttgaaggaaaagagggcgaagatggctgctgctgcggcggcggctaCTTCTGCTGGGGAGAATAAGGAGGAGGGGCCGATTACGGATGCGATTGTTAGTTCTGGGCTGGAGGCGGCGCttgaggatgtggaggagaagtttaAGGGGGGGTTGGGGAGTGTTTTTGTGATTGGGGGTGCGGAGATTTATGCGACAGCTTTGGGGTTGGGAGGGGATCGGCCGGTTAGGATTGTTATGACGAATgttgagaagaagggagTGGATGGGGAGAAGGCTGTGTTTGAGTGTGAtactttctttcccattGACGAGGAGCTGCTCATGGAGAAGGGATGGAGGAAGGTGAGTGCGGAGGAAGTGACCGAGTGGGTGGGTGAGCCTGTCTCGGgggaatggaaagatgaagGCGAGGTTAGGATCCAGATGGTTGGTTATGAACGGGTCAATTGA
- a CDS encoding uncharacterized protein (predicted protein), with translation MLLTQSLFFAFACWQATPALAASLPPSHQELDYTLDLNVTENDLAARDLERRKDLPITMCPILHIGDYPYCPYSNGEAAIDAWLPKIAEQIKELSDYNTCTRISGEEEEFNWRFESHTEDSRWCDTSASLETIQGAIRKTMRDRAYWICEQECFRMSHAGSWRGSLLVGRKDTWDEKQYCGPSLYDLKFATGDKCISGGKKDL, from the coding sequence ATGTTACTCACCCAAAGTCTCTTCTTCGCGTTCGCCTGCTGGCAAGCAACACCAGCACTTGCggcatctcttcctccatcacATCAGGAACTCGATTATACGCTCGATCTCAACGTAACCGAAAACGATCTCGCAGCACGAGACCTCGAGAGACGGAAAGATCTTCCCATCACAATGTGCCCTATCCTGCACATCGGCGACTACCCGTACTGCCCTTACAGCAACGGCGAAGCAGCCATAGATGCATGGCTCCCTAAAATCGCAGAACAGATCAAAGAATTGTCAGATTATAACACATGCACAAGAATATccggcgaggaagaggaattcAATTGGCGTTTCGAGTCCCATACCGAGGACAGCCGGTGGTGCGATACCAGCGCCAGTCTCGAGACCATTCAAGGCGCCATCAGAAAGACCATGAGAGACAGGGCTTATTGGATATGTGAGCAGGAGTGCTTCCGGATGTCTCACGCTGGTTCCTGGCGTGGATCGCTCCTTGTAGGGCGGAAGGACACCTGGGATGAAAAGCAATATTGTGGGCCATCGCTTTACGATCTAAAGTTTGCTACGGGGGACAAATGTATCTCGGGGGGCAAAAAAGATCTTTAG
- a CDS encoding uncharacterized protein (predicted protein) — MGRRMTVAKKKDEAAELMRELEKIKKERQEQKEKEERERAAEEEEKREYDIAKGNPLLNAQDFNLKRRWDDDVVFKNQARGTEDKRGKEFVNVSLPSLVVLTWR; from the exons ATGGGTCGGAGGATGACAGtagcgaagaagaaag atgaggccGCCGAGTTGATGCGAGAActggaaaagatcaagaaggagagacaagaacagaaggaaaaagaagagcgCGAACGCgctgctgaagaggaagagaaacggGAATATGATATTGCCAAAGGAAACCCGCTGCTTAACGCTCAGGACTTCAACTTGAAACGCCGCTGGGATGACGACGTGGTCTTCAAAAATCAAGCCAGGGGAACCGAGGAtaagagaggaaaggagtTTGTCAACGTAAGCTTGCCCAGCTTGGTCGTGTTGACTTGGCGCTAA